From one Scophthalmus maximus strain ysfricsl-2021 chromosome 19, ASM2237912v1, whole genome shotgun sequence genomic stretch:
- the LOC118314033 gene encoding membrane-associated phosphatidylinositol transfer protein 2 isoform X2, whose protein sequence is MLIKEYRIPMPMSVEEYRIAQLYMIQKKSREESCGEGSGVEILENKPYTDGPGGIGQYTHKVYHIGMHIPSWFRSILPKAALRVEEESWNAYPYTRTRYTCPFVEKFSIDIETYYKPDTGNQADVFNMSAVEKRQRSIDPIDIVTDPIATHEYKAEEDPRLYKSAKTQRGPLRDDWIEEYNNNPGKTPIMCAYKLCKVEFRYWGMQSKIERFIHDVGLRKVMVRAHRQAWCWQDEWYGLTMEDIRQLELETQLALASKMAQFSQADEATEANGGAPSPDKDQEVKEAISSIEAEEVVVSSRGETLQPRGVLTKQWSTSSRSSRSSKRGVSPSRHSISEWRMQSIARDSDDSSDEEFFDAHEDLSDGEEVFPKEIAKWNSNDLMDKIETADAEETQDERFKEMTVDYERATSEERLDEESSSQQCLQPSKIHVLILVLHGGNILDTGGGDQNSKQADVNTISTAFDTVMRVHYPAALGRISIRLVPCPAICAEAFSLVSNLSPYSYDEGCLSSSQDHIPLAALPLLATSAPQYQEAVATVIARANQVFADFLKSLDGSAFSGQVCLIGDCVGGILGFDALCSSNQTVNESQNSSRRGSVVSVQDQDLLSPGIIINCGHGSSSPTLEGSRHLSRSNIDIPRAGAGDDTKRQLPRKRSDSSTYELDTIKHHQAFLTSLHSSVLRSDAASRRSSSSTMLDGCSLGKFDFEVSDFFLFGSPLGLVLALRKTVIPMLDVAQLRPACQQVYNLFHPADPSASRLEPLLERKFHLLPPFNVPRYQRFPLGDGNSALLVETVQSNAQLLLDSGPPLSLRCQETISETCIPVPVLNWQEGSLKATPATMESDVVQSHGGVFMDSSYPSSPVTGPLSRGQRRASEVSIASQVSGMADSYTATNIANTKSCQINQSKKISLLSQLALSSQNKFFLRSPPKSRKKSKAGQAAGPPDADLMAELDAETDTREGLSPIGQYENCLSAGLDCAISDLVSMDSQAEVDQVAARWWGTKRLDFALYCPDALTAFPTVALPHLFHASYWESTDVVSFLLRQVMRHENSSILELDGKEVSEFTPSKPREKWLRKRTHVKIRNVTANHRVNDAVFTEDSQQVMAGRFMYGPLDMVTLAGEKVDLHIMTQPPSGEWVYFNTEVTNSSGRVSFIIPEDKRLGIGVYPVKMVVRGDHTFADSYLTVIPRGTEFVVFSIDGSFAASVSIMGSDPKVRAGAVDVVRHWQDLGFLIIYVTGRPDMQKQRVVAWLSQHNFPHGIVSFCDGLVHDPLRHKANFLKALTEAQMKILAGYGSTKDISVYTSIGLPPSQIYIVGRPSKKMQCQFITEGYAAHLSQLEYNHRSRPVKSSSARMVLRKGSFGLGANSDFLRKRNHLLRTISAQPAPTSPTGSIHNRPERTQSQSDSERLERERMERTHSHSQGATQRSMSITATCWGRSSSTKLEPGLLSPK, encoded by the exons ATGCTTATCAAGGAGTACCGCATCCCCATGCCCATGAGTGTGGAGGAGTACCGCATCGCCCAGCTCTATATGATCCAG aaaaaaagcagagaggagagctgTGGTGAAGGCAGCGGTGTGGAGATCCTTGAGAATAAGCCCTACACAGATGGACCAGGTGGGATAGGCCAGTACACCCACAAGGTCTACCACATTGGCATGCACATTCCTAGCTGGTTCCGCTCCATCTTGCCTAAAGCAGCACTGAGGGTTGAAGAGGAGTCCTGGAACGCCTACCCCTACACCCGCACCAG atACACCTGTCCCTTTGTTGAGAAGTTCTCCATTGACATCGAAACCTACTACAAACCGGACACAGGGAACCAGGCGGATGTCTTCAATATGTCTGCAGTCGAGAAAAGGCAGAGGAGTATTG ACCCAATCGACATAGTGACGGACCCCATCGCCACTCATGAGTACAAAGCAGAGGAGGACCCACGACTCTACAAGTCAGCCAAGACCCAGAGGGGTCCTCTGCGAGACGACTGGATAGAAGAGTACAACAACAACCCGGGGAAGACCCCCATCATGTGTGCCTACAAATTGTGCAAGGTGGAGTTCCGCTATTGGGGCATGCAGTCGAAGATTGAACGCTTCATTCATGATGTCG GACTGAGAAAGGTGATGGTGCGTGCCCACCGGCAGGCCTGGTGCTGGCAGGATGAGTGGTACGGTCTGACAATGGAGGACATCAGGCAACTGGAGCTGGAAACTCAGCTGGCCCTGGCCAGTAAGATGGCCCAGTTCAGCCAGGCTGATGAGGCCACCGAGGCCAACGGAGGTGCTCCGTCCCCAGACAAAGACCAAGAGGTTAAAGAGGCAATCAGCTCCATTGAAGCGGAGGAGGTGGTTGTCAGCTCAAGAGGAGAGACTCTGCAGCCACGAGGTGTACTCACGAAACAGTGGTCCACCTCCTCCCGGTCGTCTCGCTCATCCAAGAGAGGcg tgaGCCCGTCACGTCACAGCATCTCCGAGTGGAGGATGCAGAGCATTGCGCGAGACTCGGACGACAGCTCGGACGAGGAGTTCTTCGACGCTCATG AGGATCTCTCAGATGGCGAGGAGGTCTTCCCAAAGGAAATCGCCAAGTGGAACTCCAACGACCTCATGGACAAGATTGAAACCGCAGACGCAGAAGAAACTCAAG atgagCGTTTCAAGGAAATGACCGTGGATTATGAAAGAGCGACCAGCGAGGAAAGACTAGATGAG GAGAGCTCTTCCCAACAGTGCCTGCAGCCTTCCAAGATCCATGTGCTTATCTTGGTGCTGCACGGAGGAAACATCCTGGATACAGGTGGAGGGGACCAGAACAGCAAGCAGGCAGACGTTAATACGATTAGTACGGCTTTTGACACAGTCATGCGTGTCCACTATCCTGCTGCGCTGGGGCGCATCTCCATCCGTTTGGTACCGTGCCCCGCCATCTGTGCCGAGGCCTTCTCCCTGGTGTCCAA cctgAGCCCTTACAGCTATGATGAGGGATGTCTGTCCAGCAGCCAGGACCACATCCCGCTGGCAGCGCTGCCCCTCCTGGCCACCTCTGCTCCACAGTACCAGGAGGCCGTGGCCACCGTCATCGCCAGAGCAAACCAGGTGTTTGCCGATTTTCTAAAGTCTCTGGACGGGTCTGCCTTCTCTGGCCAG GTGTGTCTCATCGGAGACTGTGTGGGAGGAATCTTGGGATTCGATGCTCTGTGCAGCAGCAATCAGACAGTAAATGAAAGTCAGAACAGCAGCCGCAGGGGCAGCGTCGTCAGTGTACAG GATCAGGACCTGCTATCTCCTGGGATCATTATCAACTGCGGGCACGGGTCATCCTCTCCGACCCTGGAGGGCAGTCGCCACCTCAGTCGCAGTAACATTGACATCCCTCGTGCCGGTGCAGGTGATGACACCAAGAGACAGCTGCCACGCAAGAGAAGTGACTCCTCCACCTACGAACTAGACacaataaaacatcatcagGCCTTCCTGACcag CTTACACTCCAGCGTCTTGCGGAGCGACGCGGCCTCCCGCAGGTCAAGCAGCAGCACTATGCTGGATGGATGCTCCCTGGGGAAGTTTGACTTTGAGGTGTCcgactttttcctctttggctCTCCGTTGGGCTTGGTGCTTGCACTGAGAAAGACTGTCATTCCTATGCTGGATG TGGCCCAGCTGCGGCCGGCCTGTCAGCAGGTCTACAACCTGTTCCACCCAGCCGATCCCTCAGCCTCCCGCCTGGAGCCTCTGCTGGAGAGGAAATttcacctcctgcctcctttcAACGTGCCCCGTTACCAACGCTTCCCCCTGGGAGATGGAAACTCTGCCCTCCTGG TGGAGACAGTCCAGAGCAACGCTCAGCTGCTACTTGACAGCGGGCCTCCCCTGTCCCTTCGCTGTCAGGAGACCATCAGTGAGACCTGCATCCCTGTGCCTGTGCTAAACTGGCAGGAGGGCTCCCTCAAAGCCACACCCGCCACTATGGAGT CGGATGTTGTTCAGTCTCATGGTGGTGTCTTCATGGACAGTTCGTACCCCTCATCCCCCGTTACGGGCCCCCTCTCCCGGGGCCAGCGGAGGGCCAGTGAGGTCAGCATTGCCAGCCAGGTCTCAGGAATGGCAGACAGTTACACTGCCACCAACATAGCCAACA CCAAATCATGCCAAATTAACCAATCCAAAAAGATCAGCCTTTTGTCCCAACTCGCCCTATCGTCACAAAATAAATTCTTCCTGAGAAGTCCTCCTAAGTCACGTAAGAAATCAAAGGCTGGCCAGGCTGCGGGACCCCCTGATGCAGATCTAATGGCAGAGCTGGACGCTGAGACAGACACCAGGGAAGGTCTAAGTCCCATTGGCCAGTACGAGAATTGCCTGTCAGCGGGGTTGGACTGTGCTATATCTGATCTGGTCTCAATGGACTCTCAGGCTGAAGTGGACCAAG TTGCTGCACGTTGGTGGGGCACAAAGCGGCTGGACTTTGCCCTGTACTGCCCAGATGCTCTGACCGCTTTCCCCACGGTGGCTTTGCCACATCTCTTCCATGCATCATACTGGGAGTCTACTGATGTCGTGTCTTTCCTCCTGAGACAA GTTATGAGGCATGAAAACTCCAGCATCCTGGAGCTTGATGGGAAAGAAGTATCTGAATTCACCCCCTCCAAACCTCGAGAGAAGTGGCTCCGCAAGAGGACTCATGTAAAGATCAGG AATGTGACGGCCAACCACCGGGTGAACGACGCTGTGTTCACTGAAGACAGTCAGCAGGTCATGGCAGGTCGCTTCATGTACGGCCCTCTGGACATGGTCACCTTGGCCGGGGAGAAG GTTGACCTCCACATTATGACCCAGCCTCCATCAGGAGAGTGGGTGTACTTCAACACCGAGGTGACAAACAGCAGTGGCCGTGTGTCTTTTATCATCCCAGAAGATAAGCGCCTGGGCATCGGAGTCTACCCAGTTAAAATGGTTGTCAG GGGTGACCACACCTTTGCAGACAGCTACCTGACAGTTATTCCGCGCGGCACAGAGTTTGTGGTATTCAGTATTGACGGGTCTTTCGCTGCCAGTGTGTCGATCATGGGCAGTGACCCCAAAGTGCGGGCAGGAGCTGTGGACGTTGTCAG gcaCTGGCAGGATTTGGGCTTTTTGATCATCTATGTAACAGGACGTCCAGACATGCAGAAGCAGCGGGTAGTGGCTTGGTTGTCTCAACACAACTTCCCTCACGGCATTGTCTCCTTCTGTGACGGCCTGGTCCATGACCCACTCAGACACAAGGCCAATTTCCTCAAGGCTTTGACCGAG GCTCAGATGAAGATTTTGGCCGGCTACGGATCAACCAAAGACATCTCGGTCTACACCTCCAttggcctccctccctcccaaatATACATTGTCGGCAGGCCCTCTAAGAAGATGCAGTGCCAG TTCATCACAGAGGGCTACGCAGCTCATTTGTCTCAGCTGGAATACAACCACCGCTCTCGGCCAGTCAAGTCCAGCAGTGCACGCATGGTGCTACGTAAAGGCAGCTTCGGTTTGGGCGCGAACAGTGACTTCCTGCGGAAGAGGAACCACCTGCTTCGCACCATCTCCGCCCAGCCAGCCCCCACGTCCCCGACGGGTAGCATCCACAACAGACCCGAGCGCACGCAGAGCCAATCAGACAGCGAGCGGCTGGAGCGGGAGCGAATGGAGCGCACTCACAGCCACAGTCAGGGAGCGACCCAGCGCAGCATGAGCATCACAGCGACCTGCTGgggccgcagcagcagcaccaagtTAGAACCAGGACTTCTCAGCCCAAAATGA
- the LOC118314033 gene encoding membrane-associated phosphatidylinositol transfer protein 2 isoform X5, whose translation MLIKEYRIPMPMSVEEYRIAQLYMIQKKSREESCGEGSGVEILENKPYTDGPGGIGQYTHKVYHIGMHIPSWFRSILPKAALRVEEESWNAYPYTRTRYTCPFVEKFSIDIETYYKPDTGNQADVFNMSAVEKRQRSIDPIDIVTDPIATHEYKAEEDPRLYKSAKTQRGPLRDDWIEEYNNNPGKTPIMCAYKLCKVEFRYWGMQSKIERFIHDVGLRKVMVRAHRQAWCWQDEWYGLTMEDIRQLELETQLALASKMAQFSQADEATEANGGAPSPDKDQEVKEAISSIEAEEVVVSSRGETLQPRGVLTKQWSTSSRSSRSSKRGVSPSRHSISEWRMQSIARDSDDSSDEEFFDAHEDLSDGEEVFPKEIAKWNSNDLMDKIETADAEETQDERFKEMTVDYERATSEERLDEESSSQQCLQPSKIHVLILVLHGGNILDTGGGDQNSKQADVNTISTAFDTVMRVHYPAALGRISIRLVPCPAICAEAFSLVSNLSPYSYDEGCLSSSQDHIPLAALPLLATSAPQYQEAVATVIARANQVFADFLKSLDGSAFSGQVCLIGDCVGGILGFDALCSSNQTVNESQNSSRRGSVVSVQDQDLLSPGIIINCGHGSSSPTLEGSRHLSRSNIDIPRAGAGDDTKRQLPRKRSDSSTYELDTIKHHQAFLTSLHSSVLRSDAASRRSSSSTMLDGCSLGKFDFEVSDFFLFGSPLGLVLALRKTVIPMLDVAQLRPACQQVYNLFHPADPSASRLEPLLERKFHLLPPFNVPRYQRFPLGDGNSALLVETVQSNAQLLLDSGPPLSLRCQETISETCIPVPVLNWQEGSLKATPATMESDVVQSHGGVFMDSSYPSSPVTGPLSRGQRRASEVSIASQVSGMADSYTATNIANIAARWWGTKRLDFALYCPDALTAFPTVALPHLFHASYWESTDVVSFLLRQVMRHENSSILELDGKEVSEFTPSKPREKWLRKRTHVKIRNVTANHRVNDAVFTEDSQQVMAGRFMYGPLDMVTLAGEKVDLHIMTQPPSGEWVYFNTEVTNSSGRVSFIIPEDKRLGIGVYPVKMVVRGDHTFADSYLTVIPRGTEFVVFSIDGSFAASVSIMGSDPKVRAGAVDVVRHWQDLGFLIIYVTGRPDMQKQRVVAWLSQHNFPHGIVSFCDGLVHDPLRHKANFLKALTEAQMKILAGYGSTKDISVYTSIGLPPSQIYIVGRPSKKMQCQFITEGYAAHLSQLEYNHRSRPVKSSSARMVLRKGSFGLGANSDFLRKRNHLLRTISAQPAPTSPTGSIHNRPERTQSQSDSERLERERMERTHSHSQGATQRSMSITATCWGRSSSTKLEPGLLSPK comes from the exons ATGCTTATCAAGGAGTACCGCATCCCCATGCCCATGAGTGTGGAGGAGTACCGCATCGCCCAGCTCTATATGATCCAG aaaaaaagcagagaggagagctgTGGTGAAGGCAGCGGTGTGGAGATCCTTGAGAATAAGCCCTACACAGATGGACCAGGTGGGATAGGCCAGTACACCCACAAGGTCTACCACATTGGCATGCACATTCCTAGCTGGTTCCGCTCCATCTTGCCTAAAGCAGCACTGAGGGTTGAAGAGGAGTCCTGGAACGCCTACCCCTACACCCGCACCAG atACACCTGTCCCTTTGTTGAGAAGTTCTCCATTGACATCGAAACCTACTACAAACCGGACACAGGGAACCAGGCGGATGTCTTCAATATGTCTGCAGTCGAGAAAAGGCAGAGGAGTATTG ACCCAATCGACATAGTGACGGACCCCATCGCCACTCATGAGTACAAAGCAGAGGAGGACCCACGACTCTACAAGTCAGCCAAGACCCAGAGGGGTCCTCTGCGAGACGACTGGATAGAAGAGTACAACAACAACCCGGGGAAGACCCCCATCATGTGTGCCTACAAATTGTGCAAGGTGGAGTTCCGCTATTGGGGCATGCAGTCGAAGATTGAACGCTTCATTCATGATGTCG GACTGAGAAAGGTGATGGTGCGTGCCCACCGGCAGGCCTGGTGCTGGCAGGATGAGTGGTACGGTCTGACAATGGAGGACATCAGGCAACTGGAGCTGGAAACTCAGCTGGCCCTGGCCAGTAAGATGGCCCAGTTCAGCCAGGCTGATGAGGCCACCGAGGCCAACGGAGGTGCTCCGTCCCCAGACAAAGACCAAGAGGTTAAAGAGGCAATCAGCTCCATTGAAGCGGAGGAGGTGGTTGTCAGCTCAAGAGGAGAGACTCTGCAGCCACGAGGTGTACTCACGAAACAGTGGTCCACCTCCTCCCGGTCGTCTCGCTCATCCAAGAGAGGcg tgaGCCCGTCACGTCACAGCATCTCCGAGTGGAGGATGCAGAGCATTGCGCGAGACTCGGACGACAGCTCGGACGAGGAGTTCTTCGACGCTCATG AGGATCTCTCAGATGGCGAGGAGGTCTTCCCAAAGGAAATCGCCAAGTGGAACTCCAACGACCTCATGGACAAGATTGAAACCGCAGACGCAGAAGAAACTCAAG atgagCGTTTCAAGGAAATGACCGTGGATTATGAAAGAGCGACCAGCGAGGAAAGACTAGATGAG GAGAGCTCTTCCCAACAGTGCCTGCAGCCTTCCAAGATCCATGTGCTTATCTTGGTGCTGCACGGAGGAAACATCCTGGATACAGGTGGAGGGGACCAGAACAGCAAGCAGGCAGACGTTAATACGATTAGTACGGCTTTTGACACAGTCATGCGTGTCCACTATCCTGCTGCGCTGGGGCGCATCTCCATCCGTTTGGTACCGTGCCCCGCCATCTGTGCCGAGGCCTTCTCCCTGGTGTCCAA cctgAGCCCTTACAGCTATGATGAGGGATGTCTGTCCAGCAGCCAGGACCACATCCCGCTGGCAGCGCTGCCCCTCCTGGCCACCTCTGCTCCACAGTACCAGGAGGCCGTGGCCACCGTCATCGCCAGAGCAAACCAGGTGTTTGCCGATTTTCTAAAGTCTCTGGACGGGTCTGCCTTCTCTGGCCAG GTGTGTCTCATCGGAGACTGTGTGGGAGGAATCTTGGGATTCGATGCTCTGTGCAGCAGCAATCAGACAGTAAATGAAAGTCAGAACAGCAGCCGCAGGGGCAGCGTCGTCAGTGTACAG GATCAGGACCTGCTATCTCCTGGGATCATTATCAACTGCGGGCACGGGTCATCCTCTCCGACCCTGGAGGGCAGTCGCCACCTCAGTCGCAGTAACATTGACATCCCTCGTGCCGGTGCAGGTGATGACACCAAGAGACAGCTGCCACGCAAGAGAAGTGACTCCTCCACCTACGAACTAGACacaataaaacatcatcagGCCTTCCTGACcag CTTACACTCCAGCGTCTTGCGGAGCGACGCGGCCTCCCGCAGGTCAAGCAGCAGCACTATGCTGGATGGATGCTCCCTGGGGAAGTTTGACTTTGAGGTGTCcgactttttcctctttggctCTCCGTTGGGCTTGGTGCTTGCACTGAGAAAGACTGTCATTCCTATGCTGGATG TGGCCCAGCTGCGGCCGGCCTGTCAGCAGGTCTACAACCTGTTCCACCCAGCCGATCCCTCAGCCTCCCGCCTGGAGCCTCTGCTGGAGAGGAAATttcacctcctgcctcctttcAACGTGCCCCGTTACCAACGCTTCCCCCTGGGAGATGGAAACTCTGCCCTCCTGG TGGAGACAGTCCAGAGCAACGCTCAGCTGCTACTTGACAGCGGGCCTCCCCTGTCCCTTCGCTGTCAGGAGACCATCAGTGAGACCTGCATCCCTGTGCCTGTGCTAAACTGGCAGGAGGGCTCCCTCAAAGCCACACCCGCCACTATGGAGT CGGATGTTGTTCAGTCTCATGGTGGTGTCTTCATGGACAGTTCGTACCCCTCATCCCCCGTTACGGGCCCCCTCTCCCGGGGCCAGCGGAGGGCCAGTGAGGTCAGCATTGCCAGCCAGGTCTCAGGAATGGCAGACAGTTACACTGCCACCAACATAGCCAACA TTGCTGCACGTTGGTGGGGCACAAAGCGGCTGGACTTTGCCCTGTACTGCCCAGATGCTCTGACCGCTTTCCCCACGGTGGCTTTGCCACATCTCTTCCATGCATCATACTGGGAGTCTACTGATGTCGTGTCTTTCCTCCTGAGACAA GTTATGAGGCATGAAAACTCCAGCATCCTGGAGCTTGATGGGAAAGAAGTATCTGAATTCACCCCCTCCAAACCTCGAGAGAAGTGGCTCCGCAAGAGGACTCATGTAAAGATCAGG AATGTGACGGCCAACCACCGGGTGAACGACGCTGTGTTCACTGAAGACAGTCAGCAGGTCATGGCAGGTCGCTTCATGTACGGCCCTCTGGACATGGTCACCTTGGCCGGGGAGAAG GTTGACCTCCACATTATGACCCAGCCTCCATCAGGAGAGTGGGTGTACTTCAACACCGAGGTGACAAACAGCAGTGGCCGTGTGTCTTTTATCATCCCAGAAGATAAGCGCCTGGGCATCGGAGTCTACCCAGTTAAAATGGTTGTCAG GGGTGACCACACCTTTGCAGACAGCTACCTGACAGTTATTCCGCGCGGCACAGAGTTTGTGGTATTCAGTATTGACGGGTCTTTCGCTGCCAGTGTGTCGATCATGGGCAGTGACCCCAAAGTGCGGGCAGGAGCTGTGGACGTTGTCAG gcaCTGGCAGGATTTGGGCTTTTTGATCATCTATGTAACAGGACGTCCAGACATGCAGAAGCAGCGGGTAGTGGCTTGGTTGTCTCAACACAACTTCCCTCACGGCATTGTCTCCTTCTGTGACGGCCTGGTCCATGACCCACTCAGACACAAGGCCAATTTCCTCAAGGCTTTGACCGAG GCTCAGATGAAGATTTTGGCCGGCTACGGATCAACCAAAGACATCTCGGTCTACACCTCCAttggcctccctccctcccaaatATACATTGTCGGCAGGCCCTCTAAGAAGATGCAGTGCCAG TTCATCACAGAGGGCTACGCAGCTCATTTGTCTCAGCTGGAATACAACCACCGCTCTCGGCCAGTCAAGTCCAGCAGTGCACGCATGGTGCTACGTAAAGGCAGCTTCGGTTTGGGCGCGAACAGTGACTTCCTGCGGAAGAGGAACCACCTGCTTCGCACCATCTCCGCCCAGCCAGCCCCCACGTCCCCGACGGGTAGCATCCACAACAGACCCGAGCGCACGCAGAGCCAATCAGACAGCGAGCGGCTGGAGCGGGAGCGAATGGAGCGCACTCACAGCCACAGTCAGGGAGCGACCCAGCGCAGCATGAGCATCACAGCGACCTGCTGgggccgcagcagcagcaccaagtTAGAACCAGGACTTCTCAGCCCAAAATGA